The uncultured Methanobrevibacter sp. genome includes the window TAAATTGTATCCCCTGCTTTAAATTTGGAATATGCGGAGTACAAATCACCATAAGGACTTGCTTCTGATCCATCTCCTCCAGTGGCCCCGGCCTTAACATACCATGTGTTGGCACCAAGTACATCACTGTCTGATGAAGCTTGAAGAGAACTTGACAAATCGTTTTCAACCACATTATTTCCTTCATCTGTTCCAACCGCAGAACCATCCATAGAGTCTGCAGCAGCAACAGCATTCATAAACGCCATTATAATAGCAACTATTAATACAATCTCCATTAGTTTATTAATTTTCATCTTTTCCCTCAAAAGAGAGTCAAATCACTATAAACTAATTAAATCACGAATTTAATAATATAGATTAAATTTATTTCAGTTATTTTATAAATCTGCCATATATAATATAATTGACCATCAGCATGCCCAATTAAAACGAGATATGACTGACATAATCAATCATATACATCCTAAAAGACTAGGCCAAAGAATACCAGTAACACCAGTTAAATAATATTAACATGAATCGGATTTAATATAAAATTTGATTTAACTCAATAAATCTCAAATATATTATTTAAATTACAACAATATTTTGATTTTTATAAAATATTGTTCATTATTAAACCATTATTATCTAATAATTTAATAACAATAATAATTGATTATATTATTATTGTATTTTATAGTTATGTAATTATTGTATATAAATTTAATTAAAAAAGTATAATACATTCATTATTTTTAATTAAACAATATTCAATTTATCAATGAAAAACCTTTAATCCAAATTTTTAAAAATTATTCAGATAACAAATAAATTGATAAAAAATTTGTTACACTTTCGGGTGAAGTGAAAATAATGTATAAAATTTTTCACAAATTTTTTTGGAAGAAATTTTATAAAAAAATTTAAACATTACAAAAAATATCTTTTCAACTTTATATATTTTCATATTATATTTATATTTAATAAAATAAATTCAAATTAAAATAAGTTCATATAAAACATATTACAGAAAAAATCATTCTATTCCGACCAGAAAAAAGTCATAATCAAACCAGAACAGTATTCAGAAACATGTCATACTGATTTCATTGATGATTTTCTGAAGATACTTCTTTTTTAGGACAAACTCCCTCTTGTTTGCCAGCCGTTCACTGTTGGGCTGAGAAACCTTCTCGGACAGCCTTGAAGCTCCCAGATACTTGGTGTCCCCTTCAGTCAGTTCATGAGCAAGGCCATTGTCAATTGCCTTTTTTATGATATAATAGTCACTGAAAAGAACGTCAAAGTCATTTTCCAAATGATAAAACTCCAAATCGGTGATGATGTCATCATGGTACCATATGATTACTATCTTATCCTTTCTGAACAGTTCGGAAAAGCTAATCATGTTGAAATAGTCCAGATCTGCAATCTTGAACTTTGATGATGGGTATCTTTTGCCGCAGAGCTTGGTGTCATACTCCAATGCGGCTATAAAAAAATCGGGTGATTCATCTAAGTCAACTTCATTGATGTTTTTACCAATAATTTGCTTAAATGAATCCATGTTAATCTAGTCTTTATCTAATGCAGGAATACCTGTAATTCTTAATCCACCATAATGGGATTTGTATTTTATGTTTAATCCGATTAATAATGGAGTGATTTTTTCGATGATTCTTGCCTTTTCCAAAATACCTGTATCGATTGTTTTGACACCAGGGATTTTGTCAATTATTTCTGCTGCGGTTTCTTTTGCTTCCTTGTCGTCTCCTGCAATTAAACAGTCACAGTCAATTTCTTCTGGAATGTTTGCAAGGTGTGAGTTTGAAATGTTACAGAATGCACAGATTACTTTTGCACCAGTTCCTTCAAGGATTTTAGCGGTTCTTTCAGCAGCTGATCCTTCCATGAGATCAATGAAACGGAATGGTTTTCCACCGATTGCGGTTTCAAGAGGCACAGTAGCATCCATGACTATCTTGTCTTTACAGAACTCTTTGATACCTTCAACGGTTGGTTTTTGAGCGGCCAATGGTACTGTGATGATTAACACATCACCTTCACGGGCAGCATCCTCGTTAGCCATACCACACATGTTGGATAAGTCATAATCGGCTAAATCTTTTTTAGCTTGTTCTACTACGTCCAGTGCTTTTTCTTCTTTTCTAGATCCTACAATTACATCTACACCTGCAATTGCTAATCTTTCTGCAATTCCAAGACCTTGTGGTCCTGTTCCACCAATTATACTTACTTTCATTTTATCACCTACTTTTTATCGTATAACAATCCGCCTACAAATATCAGGTATGGAGGTAATTTTCCATCCTTTGCATACTGGATTTTATAATCGAAAATGTCTTCAACTGTCCTGTCAACGTCTGCACCAAGTGCTTCAAGAGGATATCTCATCTTGAATGGCATCTTACACATCATTCCAAATTCCCTTGTGCATCTCATGCACAGATTGCATTTGCCCAAAAAGAGTCCCTGGGAATTTTCATTTTCCAAAACGTAAATGTCATTCATCAGTCTTACCTTAAACTTTTCAAATCTCTTCAGGACATATTCAAGCTCAGCGTCAGTGAATGTGTTTGCCTGTTCCTCTTCGGAAAATTCAATTTTAAAGGCAATCAGCTTAAGTTTATTGTAAGATTTCCATAACTCATCAACATCAAAATCAAATGGAGGATAGCTCCAGTTATACCCTAGCTCCTCCTGTTCGGCTATGCAAAGTTTTGAGAACTTCTCGAAGTCCACATAATTTTCATAGTATTCATCGACATTGACATCAGCCGTGAGTTTTTTTATCTCTGACATGATTAATATTATTTACATTGAACATTATAAAACTTTCTATGAAATTATCCATCAATCACACGATTTATTTTAATTTTTTTAGAATTATAATCAATGGCCTTGTTGGTATTTATAAGAGATTGTCTAAGGGTTTTAACAATTGCATTAAGTAGCTCCTCATCAAAATCGATTGTTTCCTGACCCTTGAACTCACAGTATTTTGAGATTCTCTCGCTTTCGAGAAAGTCTATAAAATCTCCCCAGTCATATGATATGTCCTCAAGAAGGGTCTTTAAGTCGATTAACTTGTCATTTAACTCGGAAGCCTTTCTTAATGTCTGTTTTTCAATTGGCTTATAATCTGATAGGCTTTGATTTTCAAAATCATATAATGTCTTTTCACACATGTTATCACTTAAAAAAAAAGATTGTAAGAACTACCTTACAATATATTGTCCGGGATTAATAAAATTATCTAGGAAATCCGGATTGACATCCTCAATGTCAATGAATTCAAATGTTTTAATTATGTTAGTTTTTAGGTTTTTTCCAACCTTAATCAGTCCGATATGCTCATCGGTGAAAATATATCTGATGAGGGTTTCAGCATCGCTGAACTCCCTTTCTTGAAGATGGACAAGAAAGTCCCCTTCAACATAGCAGTTTTCACGACCGTATTTTGCAGCGAAATTCTCACACGCCCTTGTTATGAAAACCTTTGGACCCTTGTTGACCCTGACATTGTTAAGCCTTGATGATGCCATCTCAAGCAGAATAACACAGTTTATTATCTCATCGCTCCAGTAGTCAGCCTTGAATACATTGAACTCCTCTGCGTTCAGCTTGCTTTCAAGGGCTTCACATGTCTTTTTGAGCTGAGGGTGAAGGGTGTCCAGGGGAATGTCCGGAATGTCAAAGCGTATTGCAATAAACTCGCTGCCCCTTTTGGACAGTTCATCCAGAATGTTTTGCTTGTTTAAATTCTTATTCAATGGGTAAAAATAATCCGTTTTATTGTCTGAGAATATGAAATTGCGTGCGGACTGGATGAATTCCGCCAGCTTGTTGAGCCTCAATGCCGCTGCGACATTTCTGTTTTTATCTGTCGGGTCAATGACAACAAGGGGATCTTTAAAGTTTCCGGCAGTATTGTAGCCTTCCAGATCTATGGCATGGCCGTATCTCCAGTTGACTGCTGATTTAAGGGTGCTTTCAAAGTCCCCGTAGTGGATGATCAGCAGTTCACATAGGTATCCAGCAAATCCTCCAACCTTGAACTCAGATCCGTATGTTCCGGTCATTGCCATGAAGCGCTTTAAAAGTAAAACCTCATCCTCCTGGCCGGAAGTCAGGTTACTTTTTACGTAACGGGTATGGAGTATTGTCCTGTCGACAGCCGATTTCAGCTGGCTTCCGTCCTCAATTGCATAGCATGGGACAATATCCACTTCACATCCTTCAATGTGGGTTGTAACATAGGGGTGTGAGGCATAATGGTGTTCCGCATCAACATCAAACTCATCACAGCATTCATGGGCAAGTTCCAATCCAACTTTCTTCAGGAATTGCTTATCCGTATCCAATGGAAAGGCCATAAATATATCAATGTCTGATTTTCCCTTAAGGGCTGTGTTTTTGGCAACCGAACCCACCAGTGAAACCTTTACATTGAGGTTTCTCTTATCACATGCATCCTGCAGGAAATTCATTATCCGTGATGAAACATCATCAATATGATGTTTTTCATCAGCTGTAGGTTTGATATCCTTTAGTATAACCTCATAATCCATATAATCACAATTCAAATACTGTTATATCCTCATATATAGGTCCTGCCGGTGTAAGGGTGGACTTTTTGAGTCTGATTTCACCGACTTCCATCTCTCCAATGTCAATTTCAGAGTGCTCTTCAATTGTTGATTTGACCTGATTCTTGTTTTTGGCGGACTTCATGCGCCCAATGGTCAAGTGTGTTGAAAATCTTTTATCCTTATCAAAGCCAAGACGGACAAATTCCTTATCGAGCCTGTCGTGAAGGTCCCTTATGATTTCATCGTTTTCGATTCCAACCCATATGACCTTTATGCGGTTGGCATTTGGAAACGCTCCGCAACCTGCAATCTTAACAGTGAAAGGTTCGAATTCGGATAAAACATTGGCTATTGCCTTTTCGATTAGGCCTAAACCTTCAGTGTCTATTTCACCGAAAAATTTCAGGGTCAGATGAAGGTTTTCCAGTTCGACATACTTTATTTTGGCATCAATCTGTTTGAATTCCTTGATGAGTTTATATATCTTTGGCTTTAAGTCCTCATCCAGGTCTATAGCAAGAAAAGCTCTGATCTGTGACATTTAAACACCTATTGTTCTATTATAGTTTCATCAATTGCAATACCGAAGTGGCGCGCATTTGATTCTATGTAAACCTTTACCTTGTCTCCAGGTTTAACGTCCGCCACTGATAGAGGGTCGTTGTTTTCATCAACAATTCTGATTGTTTCTGCATTCTGAAGAAGTGTTCTGATTATTTGACCTTCATATTCGGCCTCAATCAATATCAGTGGTCTTCTCTCAATTTTACTTCTTCCGACATAGGCTGTTCTGGAGTTGCCTTCAGTGTCGACAATCAACACTTCATCTCCGGCAACAAGTTCTGATAGGTATCTTGTCTTGTTTCCAGGCACCATCACATATGCCTGTACAGGTCCGGCATTAACACGGAACGGACGTGATGCAACATATTCGCTTTCAAGGGATTCTGAGTGTACCAGAAACATGGATTTTGAATATGAACCTATGAGCATTCCTTCACCAGGCTTCATCATGTCAGTAGTGTCCACACATACCCTGTCACCTGAACCCAAAGGCCTTACGTTTGTTACTGTTGCAACCTTAAGCTCATATTTGGTTTGTGAAGCTTCAACAACCTCCTGTGCAATCCTTTTGATGTTGTTGAAATCGTTTGCCTCAAATATTACACCGTCGGTTCCGTGCTCAAGGGTTTCAAGGGCAACACGTGCACCGTCAAGGTCACGTACCGCAGCTATGATTTCAACATCAACCTTCTGCAGGTCAGCGATGATGTTTTCGAGCGGAATAATTGTCCAGTCGGTTCCAACAAGAATGATATAGTCCACAATTGAACCTAACTTTACCGCCAGCTGTTCGTGTGCCTTGTCTGTTATTACTATATATGCACATACTTTTTTTCCTTCGCTTTTAGCCTTTTTTGCATTTGCGATATCAACTGAGTCTGTAAAGTCCTCATTCAACTCCACAAATCCGTCTCCTTCACCATTAATTCCAACAAGATAGATATCTGCATCGTCGCTGTTTGCAATTATCTTGACATTTCCCAATTTTCTGATGTTTTCAATGTCATCCAGGTCAAGGACATGGTCTATACCGGATTCGAGTGCTGTGGTTATCATTTCCTTTTTGTCATCCCAAAGCTCATCGGGAGTTGATATCCAAGCGAATTTGTTTTCCATCTTATCACCTATTCAAGGAATTTCATTGCTTCATCAACTTCTGCATCGTGGTGAACTACTTCAGAGATGGCTCTTGTAATCTTACCTGGGTTTTCAGCCTGGAAAAGATTACGTCCGAAAGCCACACCTGCTCCTCCAACTTCAAGGGAGTCCTTTACCATATGTAAAAGTTCCTCATCTGTGTCGATTTTTGGACCTCCTGCAATTACAACAGGCACGATTGCCCCTTCAACAACTTCCCTGAATGAATCAGGATCTCCGGTGTAGTTTGTTTTGACGATGTCCACACCAAGCTCTGAACCTACACGTGCGGCATGTTTTACAAATTCAACGTCATGTTCGTTTTCCACTTTCTGACCACGAGGGTACATCATTGCAAGCAGAGGCATTCCCCAGTAATCACAGGTTTCAGCGATTTCACCTAATTCCTGAAGCATCTGACTTTCTGTATCAGATCCAAGGTTTACATGAACTGAGACAGCATCTGCTCCAAGCTGTATTGCCTTTTCGACTGATGTTACAGTCACCTTATCATTTGGATCTGGTGCAAGTGAAGTACTTGCTGATAAGTGCACAATCAAACCTATATCCTTACCGTATCCACGGTGACCTTGTTTGACTATACCTTTGTGCATTAAAATTGCATCTGCTCCTCCCTGGGAGATACTTTCCACTGTCTCATCCATATCGATGATTCCAGGAATAGGGCCGCTTGACACACCATGATCCATAGGTGCAATTACTGTTCTTCCAGTGTTTCTGTTAATGATTCTTTCTAAACGGATTTTTTTACCTATCATAATTAAAACCTCACTTTATATTATCTTTATAATGATATATAATATTAATTGTACAAAAATATAACAATCAATTGTCGAATTTAATTAACATGTAAAAATCAATAATTAATTTTAAACAGTTATTTAAAAAAATAATGTTTTTATCATAGTGTCAAGTAGTATCCTTTAAAAAGATTATGCAATTTTTCAAATATGTTCTGGCAACAATTTTGAAAGATGATTTTAAAAAAAAACAAATAAATTAATAAAATAGAAGTAAACGATTTTGCAAAATCAATTCCAAATCAAATCTATTCTCCACTATTTAAAAACTCAACAAAGAGTGAACCCTGTCCGGTCTTTCTGATTATCTGATAGCTGTCACGGATATAGTGTACCAGAAATCTTCCGGCATCGGTGATTTCATAGTATATCACTTTCTTGTTGTCCTGGACAACTTCCTCGCCTCTGATCAAATTATTTTTTTCCATATCCTTCAATATTGGATAGACACGACTTGGTGAGGATTTTCTAAGTGACCCCACATCAATGAGGTTTTCAAAAAACTTGTTTAACAGTTTTAATAGACCATATCCATGAATCGGACCGTTTTCCATTATGACCCACAGAATTAAAAAACGAGATATACCATTTACGGTGTGCTGTACGATTTTGTCCTTTTTAATAAAGTCTGAATCCAAATTTTGATTGTCTGAGCTCATTTTTCCCCCTTAAAAATATAAATACTGGGAAAAACTTCCCAATATTAATATGCTATGTAGTATACTTTTACTTTAACCAATGAGTATCGGTAGTATGAGTAGTCCTCTTCAGGCATCTCCCATCTTCCGTCATCAAAATCTACCCTGTCTGTTTTTACAATGGTTCTGCCATTGTACTTGTTTTTGAGATAGAATTTCGCTTTTAGGATTTTGGTATGTTTTGCCTTTTTGTGAACAACCTTAACTTCCCTGTCATCATCATCGTAATAAGACCTGAGTCTTATAGAGTCACCTTTTTTAAGGGTTGCCTTTTTAGACGGTGATTTTATTGTTTTTGTATACTGTTTTCCAACAAAGATTTTGGAAGTTTTGTAAATATCATACCGGTCATCGTTTGATATGATTACTACTTTATGAGCCCCTGTTTTTAAACTTTTTGTATTGATTTTTGCCACTCCATATGAATTAGTCTTTACATTGAAAGTCTTTGCCTTGGATCCTGTTCCAATCTTAACTTTAATTTTTGCATGACTAATTTCATCATCATATCTGTCTTCGACTTTTACTTTAAAAATACCTTTTTTCTTGTAGGTTACTGCAACCTGATCAGCTTCTACTTTTGTTTTGGTTTTTGGCGGAAGGTTTGATTTGGTGGTTTGTTTTACATCTGAATTTACGACATTCTGTGTTTGTTCAACTGCTTGAGTGCTATTTGAAAGTACACTTCTATCTACTTCATCATTTGACGTCCCTAATGCTGCAACTTCACTGTCAGCTGCAGATATAACTGAGATAGATACCATCAAAGTTAAAAATATCAAGAATATTATTGACAATCTTTTAAGGTTCATTTTCAAGCCTCCGATTTAAACATGATATAAAAAAATCAATGTTAAATTATCGATAATTATAATATATAATCCAATATATATAAAGAAGTATTATTAAAATTGATATAACGAACAGTTCGTTCACTCTTTTTTGAGAGATGGTGTCCAAAGTTCAAACTCCTTTATCAGTGGAGGGATGCCTGAATCATGATATGAATCAAGATATCCGGATTCGCTTTTTATATCTTCACCGCTTGAAAATGCTGAATTGAAAAATTCAAGTATTCCACGATTTCTGATTACCGTATGGGTCGGTTTG containing:
- the npdG gene encoding NADPH-dependent F420 reductase, which produces MKVSIIGGTGPQGLGIAERLAIAGVDVIVGSRKEEKALDVVEQAKKDLADYDLSNMCGMANEDAAREGDVLIITVPLAAQKPTVEGIKEFCKDKIVMDATVPLETAIGGKPFRFIDLMEGSAAERTAKILEGTGAKVICAFCNISNSHLANIPEEIDCDCLIAGDDKEAKETAAEIIDKIPGVKTIDTGILEKARIIEKITPLLIGLNIKYKSHYGGLRITGIPALDKD
- a CDS encoding DUF2284 domain-containing protein — its product is MSEIKKLTADVNVDEYYENYVDFEKFSKLCIAEQEELGYNWSYPPFDFDVDELWKSYNKLKLIAFKIEFSEEEQANTFTDAELEYVLKRFEKFKVRLMNDIYVLENENSQGLFLGKCNLCMRCTREFGMMCKMPFKMRYPLEALGADVDRTVEDIFDYKIQYAKDGKLPPYLIFVGGLLYDKK
- the cca gene encoding CCA tRNA nucleotidyltransferase, which translates into the protein MDYEVILKDIKPTADEKHHIDDVSSRIMNFLQDACDKRNLNVKVSLVGSVAKNTALKGKSDIDIFMAFPLDTDKQFLKKVGLELAHECCDEFDVDAEHHYASHPYVTTHIEGCEVDIVPCYAIEDGSQLKSAVDRTILHTRYVKSNLTSGQEDEVLLLKRFMAMTGTYGSEFKVGGFAGYLCELLIIHYGDFESTLKSAVNWRYGHAIDLEGYNTAGNFKDPLVVIDPTDKNRNVAAALRLNKLAEFIQSARNFIFSDNKTDYFYPLNKNLNKQNILDELSKRGSEFIAIRFDIPDIPLDTLHPQLKKTCEALESKLNAEEFNVFKADYWSDEIINCVILLEMASSRLNNVRVNKGPKVFITRACENFAAKYGRENCYVEGDFLVHLQEREFSDAETLIRYIFTDEHIGLIKVGKNLKTNIIKTFEFIDIEDVNPDFLDNFINPGQYIVR
- the thpR gene encoding RNA 2',3'-cyclic phosphodiesterase, whose translation is MSQIRAFLAIDLDEDLKPKIYKLIKEFKQIDAKIKYVELENLHLTLKFFGEIDTEGLGLIEKAIANVLSEFEPFTVKIAGCGAFPNANRIKVIWVGIENDEIIRDLHDRLDKEFVRLGFDKDKRFSTHLTIGRMKSAKNKNQVKSTIEEHSEIDIGEMEVGEIRLKKSTLTPAGPIYEDITVFEL
- a CDS encoding 3-dehydroquinate synthase II: MENKFAWISTPDELWDDKKEMITTALESGIDHVLDLDDIENIRKLGNVKIIANSDDADIYLVGINGEGDGFVELNEDFTDSVDIANAKKAKSEGKKVCAYIVITDKAHEQLAVKLGSIVDYIILVGTDWTIIPLENIIADLQKVDVEIIAAVRDLDGARVALETLEHGTDGVIFEANDFNNIKRIAQEVVEASQTKYELKVATVTNVRPLGSGDRVCVDTTDMMKPGEGMLIGSYSKSMFLVHSESLESEYVASRPFRVNAGPVQAYVMVPGNKTRYLSELVAGDEVLIVDTEGNSRTAYVGRSKIERRPLILIEAEYEGQIIRTLLQNAETIRIVDENNDPLSVADVKPGDKVKVYIESNARHFGIAIDETIIEQ
- a CDS encoding 2-amino-3,7-dideoxy-D-threo-hept-6-ulosonate synthase, which produces MMIGKKIRLERIINRNTGRTVIAPMDHGVSSGPIPGIIDMDETVESISQGGADAILMHKGIVKQGHRGYGKDIGLIVHLSASTSLAPDPNDKVTVTSVEKAIQLGADAVSVHVNLGSDTESQMLQELGEIAETCDYWGMPLLAMMYPRGQKVENEHDVEFVKHAARVGSELGVDIVKTNYTGDPDSFREVVEGAIVPVVIAGGPKIDTDEELLHMVKDSLEVGGAGVAFGRNLFQAENPGKITRAISEVVHHDAEVDEAMKFLE
- a CDS encoding PadR family transcriptional regulator, translated to MSSDNQNLDSDFIKKDKIVQHTVNGISRFLILWVIMENGPIHGYGLLKLLNKFFENLIDVGSLRKSSPSRVYPILKDMEKNNLIRGEEVVQDNKKVIYYEITDAGRFLVHYIRDSYQIIRKTGQGSLFVEFLNSGE